A DNA window from Streptococcus sp. LPB0220 contains the following coding sequences:
- the secA2 gene encoding accessory Sec system translocase SecA2 translates to MTLDYVKLRNIKKILKEVNSWKDDMARLTDRQLQEKTAEFRERLAEGETLDDLLPEAFAVAREADKRVLGMFPYDVQVMGGIVLHQGNVAEMNTGEGKTLTATMPVYLNALEGKGVMVITTNTYLATRDAEEMGQVYRFLGLTVGVPLKQSEDEELDPEVKREIYQSDVIYTTNTSLGFDYLTENLTASADGQFLADFNYAIVDEIDSVLLDSAQTPLIISGSPRVQSNLYGIIDTLIQTFKEGEDFKFDEEKKRVWLTRKGAHAAEAFLAIPNLYDPQYRDLVRHISLALQANKNFIKDKDYVIHPNVEGQPEIVLLDQATGRLMEMTRLQGGLHQAIEAKEGLKLTQETRAMASITYQNLFKMFRKLGGMTGTGKVAEAEFLDTYAMSVIKIPTNRKKIRKDLPDEIYQTLPEKIVASLDYVKKIHEKGNPILVFAGSVEMSILYSNLLLREGIPHNLLNANNAPREAQIIKESGRKGAVTVATSMAGRGTDIKLGPGVAELGGLVVVGTERMMNQRIDLQIRGRSGRQGDPGLTKFFVSLEDDLMKNWGPDWIQDTYQDYDVDERIGSAKALTKRKYRNLVERAQNASESSGQASRRMTLEFAESMNIQRAIVYEERDRLIKQEGRLDDIVEKALRSVFSSIVHKKEYKEPVAFYRYILDNVSYQVDPEKAHQTFRSKKTKENFLWEIAKSELEAKYEVLGTDEVIAQFQRMAILKAIDENWVEQVDYLQQLRMALSGQYTSQKNPLVEFFQEAYQSFDRMKGAAKEQMVRNLLLSRIEINKKGEIVLHFP, encoded by the coding sequence ATCACATTGGATTACGTTAAATTAAGAAACATCAAAAAAATCTTAAAAGAAGTCAATAGCTGGAAGGATGACATGGCCCGTTTGACGGATCGTCAGCTGCAGGAGAAGACTGCAGAATTTCGGGAACGTCTAGCAGAGGGTGAGACCTTGGATGATCTCTTGCCAGAAGCATTTGCGGTTGCGCGGGAAGCGGATAAACGGGTATTAGGTATGTTTCCTTATGACGTGCAAGTCATGGGAGGGATCGTCCTACACCAGGGGAATGTCGCTGAAATGAATACCGGTGAAGGAAAAACCTTAACGGCGACCATGCCGGTTTATCTCAATGCCCTAGAGGGCAAAGGGGTTATGGTCATTACGACCAATACCTATCTGGCAACTCGGGATGCAGAAGAGATGGGACAGGTCTATCGCTTTTTAGGTTTGACCGTTGGCGTTCCTTTGAAACAGTCAGAGGACGAAGAATTAGATCCAGAAGTCAAACGCGAAATTTACCAATCAGACGTCATCTATACGACCAATACCAGTCTGGGCTTTGACTATCTAACAGAGAACTTGACGGCTTCAGCAGATGGCCAATTTTTGGCAGACTTCAATTACGCTATTGTCGATGAGATTGATTCGGTGCTTCTAGATAGTGCGCAGACCCCCTTGATTATTTCTGGTTCTCCTCGGGTTCAGTCCAACCTTTATGGGATTATTGACACCTTGATCCAAACCTTCAAAGAGGGGGAAGACTTCAAGTTTGACGAAGAAAAGAAACGCGTTTGGTTGACTCGAAAGGGAGCTCATGCAGCAGAAGCTTTTCTTGCCATTCCCAATCTCTATGATCCCCAATACCGTGATTTAGTCCGCCATATCAGCTTAGCTCTACAAGCCAATAAAAACTTTATTAAGGACAAGGACTATGTCATCCATCCCAATGTCGAAGGACAACCTGAGATTGTCTTGCTAGACCAGGCAACAGGACGTTTGATGGAAATGACCCGCTTGCAAGGAGGACTCCACCAGGCGATTGAAGCCAAAGAAGGCCTCAAGCTAACCCAAGAAACACGGGCCATGGCTTCTATTACCTACCAAAATCTCTTTAAGATGTTTCGGAAGTTAGGAGGCATGACAGGGACTGGGAAGGTCGCTGAGGCAGAGTTTCTTGATACCTATGCCATGTCAGTGATCAAGATTCCAACCAATCGCAAGAAGATCCGCAAAGATTTGCCGGATGAAATCTATCAAACCTTGCCGGAAAAAATCGTGGCTTCTTTGGACTATGTGAAGAAAATCCACGAAAAAGGTAATCCGATTCTGGTCTTTGCCGGATCGGTTGAAATGTCGATTCTTTATTCGAATCTTCTCTTGCGTGAAGGGATTCCACACAATCTTCTTAATGCCAACAATGCTCCCCGAGAGGCCCAGATCATTAAAGAATCAGGTCGAAAAGGAGCGGTGACAGTTGCGACCTCAATGGCCGGTCGGGGAACCGATATCAAGTTGGGACCAGGGGTCGCTGAGTTAGGTGGTTTAGTAGTTGTAGGGACTGAGCGGATGATGAACCAGCGGATTGACCTTCAAATTCGTGGGCGTTCAGGTCGTCAAGGAGATCCCGGTTTGACCAAGTTCTTTGTCTCTTTAGAAGACGATTTGATGAAAAACTGGGGACCAGACTGGATTCAGGATACCTATCAAGACTATGATGTGGATGAGCGGATTGGTTCAGCCAAAGCTCTGACTAAGCGCAAGTATAGAAACTTGGTGGAACGAGCTCAAAATGCTAGTGAAAGTTCTGGTCAGGCTAGTCGTCGAATGACGCTAGAATTTGCGGAGAGTATGAACATTCAGCGTGCCATCGTCTACGAAGAGCGTGACCGCTTGATTAAGCAAGAAGGACGCTTGGACGACATCGTAGAAAAAGCGCTCCGTTCTGTCTTTTCAAGCATTGTTCATAAAAAAGAATACAAGGAACCTGTAGCTTTTTATCGCTATATTTTAGACAATGTTAGCTACCAAGTGGATCCGGAAAAGGCCCACCAAACCTTCCGTAGCAAAAAAACCAAAGAGAATTTCTTATGGGAGATTGCTAAAAGTGAGTTAGAGGCTAAGTATGAAGTCCTAGGCACCGATGAGGTGATCGCCCAATTCCAGCGCATGGCCATTCTAAAAGCTATCGATGAAAACTGGGTCGAGCAGGTCGACTATCTGCAACAATTGCGGATGGCTCTGTCTGGCCAATACACCAGTCAGAAAAACCCTTTGGTAGAATTTTTCCAAGAAGCCTACCAATCCTTTGATCGAATGAAAGGGGCGGCCAAAGAACAAATGGTCCGCAATCTTTTACTGAGTCGAATAGAAATCAATAAAAAAGGGGAAATTGTCTTGCATTTCCCATAA
- the asp3 gene encoding accessory Sec system protein Asp3: protein MIKIKENESRRIYWGDTVLADYLWGSTIQATAQGSVQFQNPLMPSGQVLKTWHSQTNFGATRQIPSLPLLKREQDYELVITMEATPTHTVMVEIIFRDRFGELVGRRVTAEGRLPFTYPDQAYAYEVRLLSAGLQEFTIHYFTIQPISSEGAEVLE from the coding sequence ATGATAAAAATAAAAGAAAATGAAAGCAGACGAATCTACTGGGGCGATACCGTTCTTGCAGATTATCTTTGGGGGTCAACGATTCAAGCAACTGCCCAAGGAAGCGTTCAATTTCAGAACCCCCTCATGCCATCTGGTCAAGTACTGAAAACCTGGCATTCGCAGACAAATTTTGGGGCAACTCGTCAAATTCCTAGTCTGCCCCTGCTCAAACGAGAGCAAGATTATGAATTGGTTATCACGATGGAAGCGACTCCCACTCATACCGTTATGGTAGAAATTATCTTTAGAGATCGCTTTGGAGAGCTTGTTGGCCGTCGAGTAACCGCAGAAGGTCGCTTGCCGTTTACCTATCCAGATCAAGCTTACGCCTACGAAGTACGCTTGCTCAGTGCAGGTTTGCAAGAGTTTACCATCCACTATTTCACTATTCAACCAATATCGTCTGAGGGAGCAGAAGTTCTCGAATAG
- the asp2 gene encoding accessory Sec system protein Asp2, which translates to MDKKQQIPHILQIGSSSWQDQMELPAGLGWHFFQATALPSLKDYMEEEEISKFKALILEKPEDLLALGEDLAYFQPYTVFYDKSHELEVPSEELTHLLRLKQARPWDFSNKHQFLYVLERFLYDNQYGDAFTVRDLRVRPDFTGQQTVLGQHFLKLEGSYGEDYTPIAQWVYNYVYDASRPINFWLEYEKDPSCQLQLRIQFYRFGALGEWVKDAVFSEEEMQQPLELDGAEPYYLAFSLEAKGEGTLTIGALHKRLSHGPLGEMTVGAKTLRDHKRQEIFAYFHPGDMKPPLNIYFSGYRPAEGFEGFGMMRAMGSPFILFSDPRLEGGSFYMGSEELENQITAFIDQHLDLLGFEPKEMNFSGLSMGTFGALYYGALYSPHAILVGKPIVNLGDVAANLKFKRPDEFGTSLDMMQLIIGQVSQEGIGQLNQRFWDRFEKADFKNTILALAYMRDDDYDQQAYPDILEALYELPVRIISTSRAGRHNDASGPIIEWFVTQYKEIMERDFGRNQ; encoded by the coding sequence ATGGATAAAAAACAACAAATACCCCATATTCTCCAAATCGGCTCAAGTAGCTGGCAGGATCAAATGGAACTTCCTGCTGGACTTGGCTGGCACTTTTTTCAAGCCACCGCTCTTCCATCGCTCAAAGACTATATGGAAGAAGAGGAAATCTCTAAATTTAAAGCCTTGATTTTAGAGAAGCCAGAAGATTTATTAGCTTTAGGAGAAGACCTGGCTTATTTCCAGCCGTATACCGTTTTTTATGATAAAAGCCATGAACTAGAGGTGCCTTCTGAAGAATTGACCCACCTCTTAAGACTCAAGCAAGCAAGACCCTGGGATTTCTCAAACAAGCATCAATTTCTCTATGTCTTGGAGCGCTTTTTATACGACAATCAATATGGAGATGCCTTTACGGTTCGTGACCTGCGAGTGAGACCTGATTTTACAGGTCAGCAAACGGTGTTGGGGCAACATTTTCTGAAGCTCGAAGGTTCATACGGCGAGGACTATACACCGATTGCTCAGTGGGTCTACAACTATGTGTACGATGCTAGCCGTCCCATCAATTTTTGGTTGGAATATGAAAAAGATCCAAGCTGTCAGCTGCAATTGCGGATTCAATTTTACCGCTTTGGTGCTCTGGGAGAGTGGGTCAAAGATGCAGTCTTTTCAGAAGAAGAGATGCAGCAACCACTAGAATTGGATGGAGCAGAGCCTTATTACCTAGCCTTTTCGCTGGAAGCAAAAGGAGAAGGGACGCTTACGATCGGAGCCTTGCATAAGCGCTTGTCACATGGTCCTTTAGGAGAAATGACCGTAGGAGCTAAGACGCTACGGGACCACAAACGCCAAGAAATTTTTGCTTATTTCCATCCTGGCGATATGAAACCACCTTTAAACATTTACTTTTCTGGGTATCGTCCGGCCGAAGGATTTGAAGGGTTTGGGATGATGCGTGCGATGGGGAGTCCCTTTATTCTCTTTTCTGACCCAAGACTGGAAGGTGGATCCTTCTATATGGGCTCAGAAGAATTAGAAAATCAAATCACAGCCTTTATTGATCAGCACTTGGACTTGCTCGGCTTTGAGCCCAAAGAGATGAATTTCTCAGGCTTGTCCATGGGGACCTTTGGTGCCCTTTACTATGGTGCTCTTTATTCTCCTCATGCGATCTTGGTTGGAAAACCCATTGTCAACCTGGGGGATGTCGCTGCCAATCTGAAATTTAAACGTCCAGATGAGTTTGGAACGTCTCTAGACATGATGCAGTTGATCATTGGGCAAGTGTCACAAGAAGGGATCGGCCAGCTCAATCAACGTTTCTGGGACCGGTTTGAAAAAGCGGACTTTAAGAATACCATTCTAGCCCTTGCCTATATGCGGGATGATGACTACGACCAGCAGGCCTATCCAGATATTTTAGAAGCCTTGTATGAATTACCGGTTCGTATTATCAGTACCAGCCGCGCTGGTCGACACAATGATGCGAGTGGTCCGATCATTGAGTGGTTTGTGACCCAGTACAAAGAAATCATGGAAAGAGACTTTGGAAGAAACCAATGA
- the asp1 gene encoding accessory Sec system protein Asp1 — translation MYYFVPAWYGTDRIWQQTATPWYWMRESIEFDDTINQVRIFQEAEMDRILLLPQYSPQLRYFLHRQDLLETDVLSIFDKIQQVPSDLTMRPVQLQDIEWPSETTFFYTPFLVMAFRKGHHLAKIDMGVDGNILTLTRYKEDEILYVEYLDDRGFISSRVYYKDGKPYFQEYLSFDGQWVLREMLIEENRSVMVNEAFFHAFKKESYSDIGEVVAEKMKEHLLTLVPGRDQLVLAAHPANLAFLQDTASSVKKVLSFYGDRQPLSAENFALYFDMIDAQLLITDSEKTKEAIGVFSPSLAQKTHRITSFDSRLRLGSSQERKESKIYFYVNEAELPSKSQLKKVLEVLSHHPLFEVVFAFYNGSPERVKELEGQLEELIASEQDLHLVQSPAQMEGLGENQIIDEESVQDAPDYRFVVKNFSNENDIIQELEKTRLIVDLSEEPNLYTQIAGISAGIPQVNRVQTEYVDHLKNGYVLSKGDKELEKAITHFLLELKPWNEALVYSIEKIQEYTGQRLIEKWEGWMKERHG, via the coding sequence ATGTATTATTTTGTACCAGCTTGGTATGGAACGGACCGCATCTGGCAGCAAACAGCTACCCCTTGGTACTGGATGCGAGAGTCCATTGAATTTGACGATACCATTAATCAAGTTCGTATTTTTCAAGAAGCAGAAATGGATCGGATCTTATTGTTGCCTCAATATAGTCCACAACTGCGCTATTTTTTACACCGCCAAGATTTGTTAGAGACAGATGTTCTTTCGATTTTTGATAAAATCCAACAGGTTCCGTCTGATTTGACTATGCGCCCAGTCCAGCTTCAGGACATCGAATGGCCAAGTGAGACCACTTTTTTCTACACTCCCTTTTTGGTAATGGCATTTCGAAAGGGCCACCACCTAGCGAAAATTGATATGGGAGTGGATGGAAATATCCTTACCCTAACCCGTTATAAAGAGGATGAAATCCTATATGTCGAATATTTAGATGACCGTGGGTTTATTTCTAGTAGGGTATACTATAAAGATGGCAAACCTTATTTCCAAGAGTATCTGAGTTTTGATGGACAATGGGTTTTGAGAGAGATGTTGATCGAAGAGAACCGCTCCGTCATGGTCAATGAAGCTTTCTTTCATGCCTTCAAAAAAGAAAGCTACTCTGATATAGGAGAAGTTGTAGCTGAAAAAATGAAGGAACATTTACTGACTCTGGTTCCAGGACGAGATCAGTTGGTTCTGGCAGCTCATCCAGCAAATTTGGCTTTTTTACAAGATACAGCAAGTAGCGTCAAGAAAGTCTTGTCTTTCTATGGGGATCGTCAGCCCTTGTCTGCTGAAAATTTTGCCCTCTATTTTGATATGATTGATGCCCAGCTCTTGATTACAGATAGTGAAAAAACCAAAGAAGCGATTGGAGTCTTTTCTCCTAGTTTGGCTCAAAAGACACACCGGATCACCTCTTTTGACTCCCGACTCCGTTTGGGTTCTAGTCAGGAGCGCAAGGAATCGAAGATTTACTTTTATGTCAATGAAGCCGAGCTCCCAAGTAAGAGCCAGCTCAAGAAGGTCTTAGAAGTGTTGTCTCACCATCCTTTATTTGAAGTTGTTTTTGCATTTTACAATGGCTCGCCGGAGCGTGTTAAGGAATTAGAAGGGCAACTCGAGGAATTGATTGCTAGCGAGCAGGACTTGCATCTGGTTCAATCACCAGCCCAAATGGAAGGGCTTGGGGAAAACCAGATTATCGATGAAGAGTCCGTACAAGACGCACCGGACTATCGCTTTGTAGTTAAGAATTTTTCAAATGAAAATGACATTATTCAAGAGTTGGAAAAAACCCGCTTGATCGTAGATTTAAGCGAGGAACCCAACCTCTATACTCAGATTGCAGGGATCTCTGCTGGGATTCCTCAGGTCAACCGCGTCCAGACAGAATATGTTGATCATTTGAAAAATGGCTATGTCTTATCAAAGGGAGACAAGGAATTAGAGAAGGCGATTACTCACTTTTTATTGGAATTGAAGCCTTGGAACGAAGCCTTGGTCTACTCGATCGAAAAAATTCAAGAATACACCGGTCAACGCTTGATCGAGAAATGGGAAGGATGGATGAAAGAACGTCATGGATAA
- the secY2 gene encoding accessory Sec system protein translocase subunit SecY2, whose protein sequence is MLKRSEVGKRFCWTIFFVFIYVLGSKISLPFVDLSKALRLNEGTTTGLQLSSAVMGGNLRGMSIFSIGLSPWMSSMILWRMFTVSKRFNLEKTSTEIVERRKMYVTLVLAIVQSLAVAMYLPLKTGLNSGLVIAVNTMIMVAGAFFLVWLSDLNAALGLGSSVVIMMAGMVMYLPEDVMQTLSNVNNIPEIAYVLGVIFILIFVYVAVLVEYSKYQIPVNKLGIHNNLKSYTFLDIKINPAGGMPFMYAMTLVSIPQYAMLLILSMDSNAKWAAHLAKHLVMGDPIWILLYILMIALLSFAFAFVNVNGEEIADKMMKASEYIDHVYPGADTRRYINKIVLRLTVFGTLYLILFTALPFSLLLWDKDLLRLTMIPGTFLMFVGMIYNIREEIRALRVNQRYTRIF, encoded by the coding sequence ATGTTAAAACGATCTGAAGTAGGAAAGAGATTTTGTTGGACGATATTTTTCGTCTTTATTTATGTTTTGGGAAGTAAAATTTCCCTGCCTTTTGTTGACTTATCAAAGGCCTTGAGACTCAATGAGGGAACGACAACGGGCTTGCAGCTCTCAAGCGCTGTGATGGGGGGAAACCTCCGCGGGATGTCGATCTTTTCGATCGGTCTATCCCCATGGATGTCTTCCATGATTTTGTGGCGGATGTTTACCGTTTCAAAACGCTTTAACCTCGAAAAAACCAGCACGGAGATTGTGGAACGGCGAAAGATGTACGTAACCTTGGTGCTCGCCATCGTCCAGTCTTTGGCAGTGGCCATGTATCTCCCTTTGAAGACAGGGTTGAACTCTGGACTTGTCATTGCGGTCAATACCATGATTATGGTAGCTGGAGCCTTCTTTTTAGTTTGGCTCTCCGATCTAAATGCCGCTTTGGGGCTTGGAAGCTCTGTGGTCATCATGATGGCTGGGATGGTTATGTACCTGCCAGAAGACGTGATGCAGACCCTTTCAAATGTCAATAATATACCAGAAATCGCTTATGTTCTGGGCGTGATTTTCATCTTGATTTTTGTCTATGTGGCAGTCTTAGTGGAATATTCCAAGTACCAGATTCCTGTCAATAAATTAGGGATCCACAACAACTTGAAAAGTTATACTTTTTTGGATATCAAGATCAACCCAGCAGGAGGGATGCCCTTTATGTACGCCATGACCTTGGTGTCCATTCCTCAGTATGCCATGCTCTTGATCTTGTCTATGGATTCCAATGCCAAGTGGGCTGCTCATTTAGCCAAACACTTGGTGATGGGAGATCCGATTTGGATCCTTCTTTACATTCTGATGATCGCCCTTCTCTCTTTTGCTTTCGCCTTTGTCAATGTGAACGGAGAAGAAATTGCAGATAAGATGATGAAGGCTTCTGAGTATATCGATCATGTCTATCCTGGAGCAGATACACGTCGCTATATCAATAAAATTGTGCTACGCTTGACTGTTTTTGGGACCTTGTATCTGATCCTCTTCACAGCGCTTCCTTTTTCTCTCTTGTTATGGGATAAGGATCTCTTGCGCTTGACCATGATTCCAGGAACCTTTCTCATGTTTGTCGGGATGATTTACAATATCCGAGAAGAAATTCGTGCCCTTCGAGTGAATCAACGTTATACAAGAATATTCTAG
- a CDS encoding sugar transferase, which yields MKIHFTNLFGQSSKSVALMAQNDIMNVVRELGVNELGIYFYDHSNEPASELNSRMDGILAGVAFGDIVFVQSPSWNGIEWDRRLVDKLKLLQTKLVMFIHDVPPLMFESNYYLMPNYIDMYNQSDLVVVPSEQMYHRLVSEGLTVKKYVVQKLWDLTHSLDLYTPQFEKKLIFSGNPSRFPHIIDWKYETPLHVYTEPVEGVDYSKIHMEGWRTKQELLLELSKGGFGLVWGNSENPEDERDYYKENISYKLSTYLSAGLPVVVPDYLSNADYIREKGLGFVASSLEEANRLVQNCTEEEYAQMVRKAQYTSYLIRNGYFTKKLFVDTIMALGE from the coding sequence ATGAAAATCCATTTTACAAATTTATTTGGGCAATCTTCGAAAAGTGTTGCCCTGATGGCACAAAACGATATTATGAATGTGGTTCGTGAACTTGGGGTTAATGAACTAGGGATCTACTTTTATGATCATAGCAATGAACCAGCTAGCGAATTGAACTCGCGAATGGATGGGATTTTAGCAGGCGTTGCTTTTGGGGATATCGTCTTCGTTCAATCTCCTTCTTGGAATGGAATTGAGTGGGACCGCCGTTTGGTTGATAAGTTAAAACTCCTTCAAACCAAGCTGGTCATGTTTATCCATGATGTTCCACCACTCATGTTTGAGAGCAATTATTACCTAATGCCTAACTATATCGACATGTACAATCAGAGTGATCTGGTCGTTGTTCCGTCAGAGCAAATGTACCATCGTCTAGTATCAGAAGGGCTCACAGTGAAAAAATATGTGGTCCAAAAGTTGTGGGATTTGACCCACAGTTTGGATCTTTACACTCCGCAATTTGAGAAAAAACTGATCTTCTCAGGAAATCCTTCACGTTTCCCACATATCATCGATTGGAAATATGAGACACCCCTTCATGTCTATACCGAACCAGTTGAAGGAGTCGATTATTCTAAGATCCATATGGAAGGCTGGCGGACTAAGCAAGAGTTGCTTCTCGAGCTTTCCAAGGGTGGTTTTGGGCTTGTCTGGGGAAATTCTGAGAATCCTGAGGATGAGCGGGATTACTACAAAGAAAATATTTCCTACAAACTATCGACTTATCTATCTGCAGGTCTTCCGGTAGTAGTGCCAGACTATTTGTCAAATGCAGACTATATTCGAGAAAAAGGGCTCGGCTTTGTAGCTTCCAGTCTTGAAGAAGCCAATCGTTTGGTCCAAAACTGTACAGAAGAAGAGTACGCCCAAATGGTCCGAAAGGCTCAATATACTTCTTATTTGATCCGCAATGGCTATTTTACAAAGAAATTATTTGTCGATACCATCATGGCTTTGGGGGAATAA